The following coding sequences lie in one Steroidobacter denitrificans genomic window:
- a CDS encoding helix-turn-helix transcriptional regulator, whose amino-acid sequence MSNIIVEFTRRCMEVDQNPRCLCPIIASTLEKLGFKAFVFSSQWAENFTELQGHFDQLFLETIVTDRAYLSNPIMAGALSSWTPIFWEAEQYCKSAQPFAKMFERSMDVGYERGAAVRVSGRVGEVGILVAIYDGRHAHMDAERIILSSAMAVIGPYAALAWQGRGDPASVQRARLSPRELECLGWSLQGKTAWETSRIISCSERTVNFHLQNAMRKLEVPSKQQAAFKAMKMGLLPVWSEGGLPCCA is encoded by the coding sequence ATGTCAAACATCATTGTGGAATTCACGCGCCGGTGTATGGAAGTCGACCAGAATCCGCGTTGTCTTTGTCCGATCATCGCCTCGACATTGGAAAAACTGGGGTTCAAGGCATTCGTTTTCAGCAGCCAGTGGGCCGAGAACTTTACCGAGCTGCAGGGCCATTTCGACCAGCTGTTTCTCGAGACGATTGTCACTGACCGTGCGTATCTGAGTAATCCGATCATGGCGGGGGCGCTCAGCAGCTGGACGCCGATATTCTGGGAAGCTGAACAGTACTGCAAGTCCGCTCAACCGTTTGCAAAGATGTTCGAGCGTTCGATGGATGTCGGCTATGAGAGGGGCGCCGCGGTACGCGTGAGCGGCAGAGTGGGAGAGGTCGGCATACTGGTCGCGATATACGACGGCCGGCATGCCCACATGGATGCGGAGCGCATCATTCTGAGCAGTGCCATGGCCGTGATCGGCCCCTACGCCGCCCTGGCGTGGCAGGGTCGGGGAGATCCGGCATCCGTTCAGCGGGCGCGGCTCAGTCCGCGCGAGTTGGAATGTCTCGGCTGGAGTCTGCAGGGCAAGACCGCCTGGGAGACTTCCCGCATCATTTCATGCTCCGAAAGGACCGTAAACTTCCATCTTCAGAATGCCATGCGCAAGCTTGAGGTTCCGTCCAAACAGCAGGCGGCCTTCAAGGCGATGAAAATGGGCTTGTTGCCCGTCTGGTCCGAAGGCGGATTGCCGTGCTGCGCTTAG
- a CDS encoding glucose 1-dehydrogenase, whose translation MSESRLAGKIAFISGGASGIGEASARRFVAEGACVVIGDMNAERAAAVVAELGTAARHVQLDVTQEESWRKAIDAVASLHGRLDVLVNSAGISIPNNIESCDYELWRRHQRINADGVFLGCKYGVGLMKGTTRAGAIVNLSSTLGLRAHGDFVAYGASKAAVWSITRSVALYCCQQDYPIRCNAVHPGATMTPMMQGVLDGAPDPAQMLETLAAGHPMKRVGRPEELASTILFLASDEASFVTGVSLPVDGGYCAV comes from the coding sequence ATGAGCGAATCACGGTTGGCGGGAAAGATTGCATTCATCAGTGGCGGTGCGTCTGGTATCGGCGAGGCCAGCGCCCGCCGTTTCGTCGCGGAAGGCGCATGCGTCGTTATCGGTGATATGAATGCGGAGCGTGCTGCGGCGGTTGTTGCTGAATTGGGAACCGCCGCGCGTCACGTACAGCTCGACGTGACACAGGAGGAGTCCTGGCGCAAGGCGATCGACGCGGTGGCTTCACTGCACGGTCGCCTCGACGTTCTGGTGAATTCAGCCGGTATCAGCATACCGAACAATATTGAGAGCTGCGATTACGAGTTATGGCGGCGCCATCAGAGGATCAATGCCGATGGCGTGTTTCTGGGCTGCAAATACGGCGTCGGGCTCATGAAGGGGACGACGCGCGCAGGTGCGATTGTGAATCTTTCCTCAACGCTCGGTCTGCGCGCCCATGGCGACTTCGTCGCCTACGGCGCTAGCAAGGCCGCCGTATGGTCCATTACACGCTCCGTGGCGCTGTACTGCTGTCAGCAGGACTATCCGATCCGCTGTAATGCCGTGCATCCTGGCGCGACGATGACGCCCATGATGCAGGGCGTTCTGGACGGCGCGCCGGATCCGGCGCAGATGCTGGAAACCCTGGCGGCTGGTCATCCGATGAAACGTGTCGGCCGGCCTGAGGAACTCGCGAGTACGATCCTGTTCCTAGCCTCCGATGAGGCCAGCTTCGTCACCGGCGTATCGCTTCCTGTGGATGGTGGATACTGCGCCGTTTGA
- a CDS encoding NAD(P)H-dependent flavin oxidoreductase, whose amino-acid sequence MEPIQSLVGAEFPLFAFSHCRDVVAAVSRSGGFGVLGGSSFTPESLEEELRWIDSHVDGKPYGVDILIPEHQMLGMDHSIDALLAQIPARHIDFTVDLLRRYGIAATPQEVVTRQLPSTLPEMGEALMDVAFRHPIRLMVNALGIAPPAMIERSRRHGVPVGALVGAKEHAVRQVKAGVDLIIAQGGEAGGHCGEVSTLVLVPEVIRAIKPIRDVPVLAAGGIMTGAQMAGCMAMGAAGVWTGSVWLATTESEASESFREKMVAANSRDTVRSPTRTGKPSRQLRSAWHEAWDGPGSPGALPMPMMAMISIPTFGKIDKAADAGNEKARELVSYWVGQGVGLVEGVCSATAVVQEFKQDFADAMSRMMTIIDG is encoded by the coding sequence TTGGAACCGATTCAAAGTCTCGTAGGCGCGGAATTTCCGCTGTTCGCCTTTAGTCATTGTCGCGACGTAGTTGCGGCCGTCAGTCGATCGGGAGGCTTCGGTGTGCTCGGCGGTAGCAGCTTCACGCCCGAATCTCTTGAGGAGGAGTTGCGCTGGATCGACAGTCATGTCGACGGCAAACCCTATGGCGTCGACATCCTGATTCCCGAGCACCAGATGCTGGGTATGGATCACAGCATCGACGCGCTGCTTGCACAGATCCCGGCGCGCCACATCGACTTCACGGTCGACCTGCTGCGGCGGTACGGTATTGCTGCGACGCCACAGGAGGTCGTGACGCGGCAGCTGCCATCGACGCTGCCCGAGATGGGTGAGGCGCTGATGGATGTAGCCTTCCGTCATCCGATCCGGCTCATGGTCAACGCGCTCGGTATCGCGCCGCCAGCGATGATCGAGCGTTCGCGCCGGCACGGCGTACCGGTGGGCGCATTGGTCGGTGCCAAGGAACATGCGGTACGCCAGGTGAAAGCGGGCGTGGATCTCATCATCGCGCAGGGCGGCGAGGCCGGCGGCCATTGCGGCGAGGTCTCGACGCTGGTGCTGGTGCCGGAGGTGATTCGGGCAATCAAACCGATCCGTGATGTGCCGGTGCTGGCAGCGGGTGGGATCATGACCGGCGCGCAGATGGCTGGTTGCATGGCGATGGGCGCAGCAGGCGTTTGGACTGGTTCGGTCTGGCTTGCGACCACGGAGTCCGAAGCCAGCGAATCCTTCCGCGAAAAAATGGTGGCTGCGAATTCCCGCGATACGGTCCGCTCCCCGACGCGCACGGGTAAGCCGAGCCGCCAACTGCGCTCAGCGTGGCACGAAGCCTGGGACGGCCCCGGTAGTCCCGGTGCTCTTCCTATGCCCATGATGGCCATGATCAGTATTCCAACTTTCGGAAAGATCGACAAGGCCGCGGATGCCGGCAACGAGAAGGCCCGCGAGCTCGTCAGCTACTGGGTCGGCCAAGGCGTGGGTCTCGTGGAGGGGGTGTGTTCGGCCACTGCCGTCGTGCAGGAGTTCAAGCAGGATTTCGCGGATGCAATGAGCCGCATGATGACAATCATCGATGGATAG
- a CDS encoding TonB-dependent receptor, protein MQVFQATNRLSVAVKTILLGSSILCAADAVSAEGAMGATTGALEEVIVTARQRNESLITVPVAVSSLNAKALQDYGTTDIRDVVKLAPSLTIDRASSGSGGVLSLRGVGTSPGQSGFDQAVSINIDGVQTGRARVLTQGLFDVAQVDVLKGPQALFFGKNSPAGVIAIRSAGPTQELEGYARASYEFGGDEAIIEGALSGPLSDAWGARLAVRYRDMEGWLRNDAALVSSPFAPPDPGAPVLGVRKPGEKELMGRLTLTFTPADSNFDATLKVSAMDYEDDGPAAGQQLFSCGAFSAGRVYGVTDPTSGCNFDNHYSASGLPDGVADNWPYARQQPYTDSKIYLGSLTANYRAGDLTFTSVTGYFKTETSYVDNYDATAFYQLGAAEYEKYDTFSQEFRLLTDYDAPINLMFGVFYEHAQLDFVNASKILALGVDPATGKYETWNRPGSTKTDAYSVFSQAIWDITQEVEFALGVRYTREEKDSTLANTYVYPSLSGVLFTPPSRVFTDKFRDSNYSPEATLTWRPNQDVTTYIAYKTGYKSGGFGLGFTLMPADVTEDAIRYKAEQVKGFEAGLKTQLLDRRLLLTAAVYTYKYEDLQVNSFDSATTSFIISNAAAARVKGVEVEARLNATSWLNVYGAVAYNRARYLDYVTGCWSGQTAALGCNVELAPGSFGQDLSGEPLSRAPDWTLSTGFTVDVPINDRFVFGFAGNARYSDEYFGVENSNPAGMQDSFWVFDASARIATSDEKMELAVIGRNLTDEYYSAGYLAEKPGATVTPGIPGQIMGVPARKRQIALQATYRF, encoded by the coding sequence ATGCAGGTATTTCAGGCTACGAACCGCTTGAGCGTTGCAGTAAAAACCATTTTACTGGGTTCGAGCATCTTGTGCGCTGCCGACGCGGTGTCCGCCGAGGGCGCCATGGGAGCGACCACCGGCGCACTGGAAGAAGTCATCGTCACGGCGCGGCAGCGTAACGAATCGTTGATCACCGTGCCTGTGGCGGTATCGTCACTCAATGCCAAAGCTCTTCAGGATTACGGAACGACTGATATTCGCGACGTGGTGAAGTTGGCGCCGTCATTGACCATCGATCGCGCATCGAGCGGCTCCGGCGGCGTGCTGTCGCTTCGCGGTGTCGGTACCTCGCCAGGACAGTCCGGGTTCGATCAAGCCGTGTCGATCAATATCGATGGTGTACAGACGGGACGAGCGCGTGTACTGACTCAGGGCCTGTTCGACGTAGCGCAGGTCGATGTGTTGAAGGGTCCACAGGCATTGTTCTTCGGCAAGAACAGTCCAGCCGGTGTCATCGCGATCCGCTCGGCCGGTCCAACCCAGGAGCTAGAGGGGTACGCACGCGCCAGCTACGAATTCGGCGGCGACGAAGCTATCATCGAAGGTGCGTTATCGGGCCCGCTTTCCGATGCCTGGGGTGCGCGCCTGGCGGTCCGTTATCGCGATATGGAAGGTTGGCTGCGCAACGATGCAGCACTGGTCAGCAGCCCGTTCGCACCGCCCGATCCAGGCGCTCCAGTGCTGGGTGTCAGGAAGCCGGGGGAGAAGGAATTGATGGGTCGCCTGACATTGACTTTTACACCTGCGGACAGCAATTTCGACGCGACTCTGAAGGTATCCGCCATGGATTACGAAGACGACGGCCCAGCCGCTGGTCAGCAGCTCTTTAGCTGCGGTGCGTTTTCAGCAGGAAGAGTTTATGGTGTTACCGATCCGACGAGCGGCTGCAACTTCGACAATCACTATTCTGCAAGTGGCTTGCCGGACGGCGTGGCGGACAACTGGCCATATGCGCGGCAGCAACCGTATACCGATAGCAAGATCTACCTGGGTAGCCTGACCGCAAATTACCGTGCGGGAGATCTGACATTCACATCGGTGACCGGCTACTTCAAAACTGAAACGAGTTACGTTGATAATTACGACGCGACCGCGTTCTACCAGCTTGGTGCGGCAGAGTATGAGAAGTACGATACCTTTAGCCAGGAATTTCGGTTGCTGACGGACTACGATGCTCCCATCAATCTGATGTTTGGGGTATTTTACGAACACGCCCAGCTCGATTTCGTCAACGCCTCCAAAATTCTGGCGCTTGGTGTCGACCCGGCGACCGGCAAGTATGAGACCTGGAACAGGCCGGGCTCGACGAAGACCGACGCCTATTCCGTATTCAGTCAGGCGATCTGGGATATCACGCAAGAGGTGGAATTCGCTCTTGGCGTGCGTTACACACGCGAGGAGAAGGATTCCACGCTTGCTAATACCTACGTCTATCCGTCGCTCTCGGGTGTGCTGTTCACGCCACCGTCCCGAGTCTTCACTGATAAGTTCCGCGACAGCAATTACTCGCCGGAGGCGACTCTGACTTGGCGCCCTAACCAGGACGTAACGACATATATTGCTTATAAGACCGGCTACAAATCGGGTGGATTCGGGCTAGGCTTCACGCTGATGCCTGCGGACGTTACCGAAGATGCCATTCGTTATAAGGCCGAGCAGGTGAAGGGATTCGAGGCCGGACTCAAGACCCAGTTGCTGGATAGGAGACTGTTGCTGACCGCGGCAGTGTACACCTATAAGTACGAGGATCTCCAAGTCAACTCATTCGACTCGGCAACGACCTCCTTCATCATTTCAAACGCGGCAGCCGCGCGCGTAAAAGGCGTTGAAGTCGAGGCGCGCCTGAATGCAACGAGCTGGCTGAACGTGTACGGGGCGGTAGCCTACAACCGAGCACGGTATCTGGATTACGTGACGGGGTGCTGGAGCGGACAGACCGCAGCGTTGGGCTGCAATGTCGAATTGGCGCCTGGTAGCTTCGGACAGGATCTGAGCGGTGAGCCGCTGTCGCGAGCACCCGATTGGACCCTCAGCACCGGTTTCACGGTCGACGTGCCGATCAATGATAGATTCGTATTCGGTTTTGCCGGTAATGCTCGCTACAGCGACGAGTACTTTGGCGTAGAGAATTCCAACCCCGCCGGGATGCAGGATAGTTTTTGGGTGTTTGATGCCAGCGCGCGCATTGCGACGTCAGATGAGAAGATGGAGTTAGCGGTGATCGGACGCAATTTGACAGATGAGTACTATTCGGCCGGATATCTCGCCGAGAAGCCGGGGGCGACGGTTACCCCGGGTATCCCGGGGCAGATCATGGGTGTTCCCGCACGCAAACGGCAGATAGCGCTGCAGGCAACCTACCGCTTCTGA
- a CDS encoding LLM class F420-dependent oxidoreductase, whose translation MRVGVVYPQIELGGSPEAVREIGSAAETLGYDHLLMYDHVVGANPDREPKLWGPYTDQHPFHDPLVAFGFLSGITRRLQFITGCVILPQRQTVLVAKQATDVELLSDGRLTLGVGAGWNPVEYEALGQDFHTRGRRLDEQIGFLRRLWSEPLLTWAGEFDRIDRACIIPRPKRRIPVWIGGFGEAAFRRAGRLGEGFIFAGPMETVIDAWARVRHHLAEAGRSLEGFGALYIMTSAKSVDDAITTIERWRREGGTHASIYTMDQQFHTVAQHVDYLGKIRCQLTS comes from the coding sequence ATCCGCGTCGGAGTCGTCTATCCTCAGATCGAACTGGGAGGATCGCCCGAAGCGGTGCGCGAGATCGGCTCGGCAGCGGAAACCCTGGGCTACGATCATCTGCTAATGTATGACCATGTGGTGGGGGCGAATCCCGACCGCGAACCGAAACTCTGGGGACCCTATACCGATCAGCACCCGTTTCACGACCCTCTGGTCGCGTTCGGTTTCCTGTCGGGGATCACGCGGCGGCTGCAATTCATCACGGGCTGCGTAATCCTTCCGCAGCGGCAAACCGTGCTCGTCGCAAAACAGGCAACCGACGTGGAACTGCTCTCCGATGGTCGCCTGACGCTCGGCGTGGGCGCAGGCTGGAATCCCGTCGAGTACGAAGCGCTGGGCCAGGATTTCCACACGCGTGGTCGGCGGCTTGATGAACAGATCGGCTTCCTTCGGCGCCTATGGTCCGAACCATTGCTGACGTGGGCCGGCGAGTTCGACCGTATCGATCGTGCCTGTATCATCCCGCGACCGAAGCGCCGTATTCCGGTCTGGATCGGCGGCTTCGGCGAAGCCGCGTTCCGGCGCGCAGGGCGCCTCGGTGAAGGCTTCATCTTCGCCGGCCCCATGGAAACCGTCATCGACGCCTGGGCGCGCGTACGCCATCATCTCGCCGAGGCTGGCCGTTCGCTCGAGGGCTTCGGCGCACTGTACATCATGACGAGCGCAAAGAGCGTCGATGACGCCATCACGACGATCGAACGGTGGCGTCGGGAGGGAGGAACACACGCTTCCATCTACACGATGGATCAGCAATTCCACACCGTAGCCCAACACGTCGACTATCTGGGAAAGATCCGGTGTCAACTGACATCTTGA
- a CDS encoding pyrroloquinoline quinone-dependent dehydrogenase, whose amino-acid sequence MDANHAAKRSPAAVLWAYRTGDAPSGHVSFQATPLQIADAIYFCTGYNDVIALDAETGREIWRRSLDVDLADVAGLTCRGVSYYRIPETSGVCAERIITATLDARLIALDRRTGELCMGFGHHGAVSLLEGMGPVTKGYYYVTSPPAIVRGRIVLGGWVTDGQYWGEPSGVIRAFDAVNGRLAWAFDVGQPDQTGLPAPGEHYTRATPNSWAPMSADEAMGMVYVPTGNATPDYFGGQRRPFDDAYSSSVVAIDVATGRPRWTFQTTHHDLWDYDVASQPTLVDLRVNGTVRRLLLQPTKRGELFVLDRVTGQPAFPIVEYPVPAHGYAPGERLAATQPFSPALPAFSGPELTEDSMWGLTPIDELWCRLRFREARYEGVFTPPGLTPYIQYPGYLGGFGWGSVSVDPARRIAVFNTSRMANHNQLLSRAEAESRGIRARRAGSTEFVGGAAAQEGTPFAADIRPFLSPLGVPCQAPPYSMLSAIDLSSGKLLWHQPLGTARDAGPWSLKLGLPLPMGSPSLGGATTTASGITFIAATQDRYLRAFDSRTGKQLWRSRLPAGGHAVPMTYLTPQTRRQVVIIAAGGSSLLKSKAGNHLLAYALPMDDPRTPADRPH is encoded by the coding sequence ATTGACGCAAATCACGCCGCAAAACGTTCACCAGCTGCGGTACTATGGGCTTACCGCACTGGCGATGCCCCGTCGGGACACGTGAGCTTCCAGGCAACCCCTCTACAGATCGCCGACGCTATTTATTTCTGCACCGGCTACAATGACGTAATCGCACTCGATGCAGAAACCGGCCGAGAGATTTGGCGCCGCTCGCTCGACGTGGATCTGGCGGACGTCGCAGGTCTGACCTGCCGCGGTGTGTCGTACTATCGTATTCCAGAGACTAGTGGTGTCTGCGCCGAGCGGATCATCACGGCAACGCTCGATGCACGGCTGATCGCACTCGATCGGCGCACAGGTGAGCTGTGCATGGGATTCGGTCACCATGGCGCCGTATCCCTGTTGGAAGGCATGGGTCCGGTGACCAAGGGCTACTATTACGTTACATCGCCTCCTGCCATCGTGCGCGGGCGTATCGTTCTCGGGGGGTGGGTCACCGACGGTCAGTACTGGGGCGAACCCTCCGGCGTGATCCGTGCGTTCGACGCGGTCAATGGGCGGTTGGCTTGGGCATTCGACGTGGGACAACCGGACCAGACCGGCCTTCCCGCGCCCGGCGAGCACTATACACGCGCCACACCGAACAGCTGGGCGCCGATGAGCGCCGACGAAGCCATGGGAATGGTCTACGTACCAACCGGCAATGCGACGCCGGACTATTTCGGCGGGCAGCGCCGCCCCTTCGACGACGCCTATTCCAGTTCGGTGGTCGCGATCGACGTGGCCACGGGTCGGCCACGCTGGACATTTCAGACCACGCATCACGATCTCTGGGACTACGACGTTGCGTCACAACCGACACTCGTCGACCTCAGGGTGAACGGCACCGTCCGTAGATTGCTGCTGCAACCCACCAAGAGAGGGGAACTATTTGTCCTGGACCGTGTTACGGGACAGCCTGCCTTTCCCATCGTCGAATACCCAGTGCCTGCCCATGGGTACGCGCCAGGTGAGCGCCTCGCGGCCACGCAACCCTTTTCTCCCGCGCTCCCAGCCTTCAGCGGTCCTGAGCTGACAGAGGACAGCATGTGGGGACTGACGCCTATCGACGAACTCTGGTGCCGTCTGCGTTTTCGGGAAGCACGATACGAAGGTGTATTCACCCCGCCGGGACTTACGCCCTATATTCAATATCCAGGTTATTTGGGGGGATTCGGCTGGGGAAGCGTCTCCGTCGATCCCGCACGCCGAATCGCGGTCTTCAATACCAGCAGGATGGCAAATCACAACCAATTACTTTCCCGCGCCGAGGCCGAAAGCCGCGGAATCCGGGCACGGCGCGCCGGCAGCACTGAATTCGTCGGCGGTGCCGCAGCCCAGGAAGGCACGCCCTTCGCCGCGGATATACGACCCTTCCTGTCGCCACTCGGCGTACCCTGCCAGGCACCACCGTACTCGATGTTGTCGGCCATCGACCTATCCAGTGGAAAACTGCTATGGCATCAGCCATTAGGAACCGCGCGGGATGCGGGACCGTGGAGCCTGAAGCTGGGTTTGCCGCTACCGATGGGTTCTCCGAGCCTCGGTGGGGCTACCACTACTGCAAGCGGAATTACGTTCATCGCCGCCACGCAGGACCGCTACCTGCGGGCCTTCGATTCCCGCACCGGCAAGCAGCTCTGGCGGTCCCGGCTACCCGCCGGTGGTCACGCAGTTCCCATGACTTATCTGACGCCGCAAACCAGGCGACAAGTAGTCATCATCGCTGCGGGCGGATCCAGTCTGCTCAAGTCGAAAGCCGGCAACCATCTGCTTGCCTATGCCTTGCCCATGGACGACCCCCGAACACCGGCAGATCGACCGCACTAA